Proteins encoded in a region of the Inquilinus sp. KBS0705 genome:
- a CDS encoding FtsX-like permease family protein, which translates to MIKNYLKIALRNMQIHKATSIINIAGLSVGMAAAVLIFIWVQNEFNFDKDEKDSASIYRIKSYLAIDKTSTWVWESSPYRLGEEGKKQIPEIEDITRILPMTYAPMYFNIKGDFFPEKKCAYVDAGWFKVFKNEVVSGNVTAFNQNPFSIIFTESKAKKYFKNQDAVGKFIKIDSINYQVQAVIKDRPANSSFVFDVLIPIAARQSRANEKRNDMSWGNFSYLTFLKLRDGADSKKVAAKLKDIMRKNRDQDNLKIGLMPLTGIHFENDLQNSSITHGDKKVTYIFVVLGILLLLIACINYVNLTTARASLRAKEVSIKKIVGAGRSQLFMQFIAESGLVSLLSLVLTVIIISICMPVFNEFTERNFSLSLSSVYLWMILLGTLFTAVILNSIYPALLLSSFKPINSFRGASVLRMKDSSLRKGLVVIQFTFSIFLIIGVITIYRQMNFIRSQNPGYNRAQVMSFSMPFKAFYKYNDQQRSALSKSIKQSLLQESGINNVSVIGTHSIQDNSSFSSGGADWDGKAKGFDPAISYFNVDPDYNKIVKLKMVAGRWFTPGSQADAHNAILNETAVLELGLHKPYVGQRFISQGDTGHVIGVVKDFNYQSFHAKIGPVVLKNHEDYVSTFLIGVAAGKQAETLSKAEKIWASNFPGEPFEYTFLDQEFDKLYRNDAKTSGLMSVFAVIAVIISCLGLFGLAAFTAEQRGKEIGIRKVLGATVSGIVSLLSKDFVVLVLVALIIASPLAWWLMNKWLENFVYRINISWWMFILAGIIAVLIAFITVSFQAIRAAVANPVKSLRSE; encoded by the coding sequence ATGATTAAGAATTATTTAAAAATCGCCCTGCGTAATATGCAAATCCACAAGGCTACCAGCATTATTAATATTGCCGGCCTTTCGGTTGGAATGGCAGCAGCTGTACTCATATTTATTTGGGTGCAAAACGAGTTCAATTTTGATAAGGACGAGAAAGATAGTGCCAGTATTTACCGTATAAAGAGCTACCTGGCCATTGATAAAACAAGTACCTGGGTATGGGAGTCATCGCCCTACAGGTTAGGCGAGGAAGGTAAGAAACAAATACCCGAAATAGAGGATATAACGCGCATATTACCAATGACTTATGCGCCCATGTATTTTAACATTAAAGGCGATTTTTTTCCCGAAAAGAAGTGCGCTTATGTAGATGCGGGGTGGTTTAAAGTATTTAAAAATGAGGTGGTTAGCGGTAATGTTACAGCGTTTAATCAAAACCCGTTCAGCATTATATTTACAGAAAGCAAGGCCAAAAAGTACTTTAAAAACCAGGATGCCGTAGGTAAATTCATCAAAATAGACTCGATAAACTACCAGGTACAAGCCGTGATCAAAGACAGGCCGGCCAACTCCAGCTTTGTGTTTGATGTGCTGATACCCATAGCTGCCCGCCAAAGCAGAGCCAACGAAAAACGTAACGACATGAGCTGGGGCAACTTTAGTTACCTTACATTTTTAAAGTTGCGCGATGGTGCTGATAGTAAGAAGGTTGCGGCTAAATTGAAGGATATCATGCGTAAAAACCGCGATCAGGATAACCTTAAGATCGGCCTTATGCCCTTAACCGGTATACACTTCGAAAATGACCTTCAAAATTCATCTATTACGCATGGCGATAAAAAAGTGACCTATATATTTGTAGTGTTGGGCATTTTATTGCTGTTGATAGCTTGTATAAATTATGTTAACTTAACTACGGCACGTGCCAGTTTACGGGCTAAAGAGGTAAGTATCAAAAAGATAGTAGGTGCAGGCAGAAGCCAGTTGTTTATGCAATTTATAGCCGAATCGGGCCTGGTAAGTTTGCTATCGCTGGTACTTACGGTAATCATAATATCCATCTGCATGCCTGTATTTAACGAATTTACCGAACGTAATTTCAGCCTGTCGCTAAGCTCGGTATACTTGTGGATGATACTGTTAGGTACATTATTTACTGCAGTTATATTAAACAGCATCTACCCGGCGCTGCTATTATCATCCTTTAAACCTATAAATTCTTTTAGGGGGGCAAGCGTATTGCGCATGAAAGACAGCTCGTTACGTAAAGGCCTGGTGGTAATTCAGTTCACGTTTTCTATATTCCTCATCATTGGCGTAATTACCATTTACAGGCAAATGAATTTCATACGATCGCAAAATCCGGGTTATAACCGGGCGCAGGTAATGTCATTCTCGATGCCTTTTAAAGCCTTTTATAAGTATAACGACCAGCAAAGGAGCGCATTAAGTAAAAGTATTAAACAATCTTTGTTACAGGAGTCGGGCATAAACAATGTTTCTGTTATTGGTACGCACTCTATACAAGATAATAGTAGCTTTTCATCGGGTGGTGCCGACTGGGATGGCAAGGCTAAAGGATTTGACCCTGCTATATCTTATTTTAATGTAGACCCCGATTATAACAAAATTGTAAAGCTAAAGATGGTGGCAGGCAGGTGGTTTACGCCCGGCAGCCAGGCCGATGCACATAATGCCATATTAAACGAAACCGCTGTTTTGGAGTTAGGCTTGCATAAACCCTACGTTGGGCAACGTTTTATTTCGCAAGGCGATACCGGGCACGTGATAGGTGTGGTAAAAGACTTTAACTATCAATCATTTCATGCTAAAATAGGGCCTGTTGTGTTAAAAAACCATGAAGATTATGTATCCACCTTCCTTATAGGTGTGGCAGCCGGTAAACAAGCGGAAACCTTAAGCAAGGCAGAAAAGATTTGGGCAAGCAATTTCCCCGGTGAGCCTTTTGAATATACGTTTCTTGATCAGGAGTTTGATAAACTATACCGCAACGATGCCAAAACATCAGGCCTGATGTCAGTTTTTGCTGTAATAGCGGTTATTATATCTTGCTTAGGTCTATTTGGTTTGGCAGCATTTACAGCAGAACAAAGGGGCAAAGAAATAGGCATCCGTAAAGTATTAGGCGCAACGGTGTCGGGCATAGTATCGCTACTATCAAAAGATTTTGTGGTATTGGTGCTGGTAGCCCTTATTATAGCTTCGCCATTGGCCTGGTGGCTAATGAATAAATGGCTGGAAAACTTTGTATACCGCATCAATATATCCTGGTGGATGTTTATTCTGGCGGGTATAATAGCAGTGCTTATAGCCTTTATAACCGTAAGTTTCCAGGCAATTAGAGCTGCTGTTGCTAACCCGGTAAAAAGCTTGAGGTCCGAGTAG
- a CDS encoding FtsX-like permease family protein codes for MIKNYFKIAWRNLIRNKGFSITNILGLTIGITCSIYIFLWVKDEVSFDKFHANHQNIYQVMATRDFKNNIFTDPNMAFPYAKALEGGNPQVIRTVVTSHQESHLVEVGNTKLKKDLYQVSDQFFKMFSWKFVKGNAATALADPKSIVITQSAAKSFFGDNDPINKVVKIDNQENYKISAVVADPPGNSTFKFDFVAPFDYSSAYLVGRMKEWYNSSHTVFIQTTPDANMKAVDRYVDKVKHDHAPNDKISTYFTFPMDKWHLYAEFKDGKNIGGMIEYVKQFSVIAIIILLIACVNFMNLSTARSEKRAKEVGIRKTLGSDKRQLITQFFFESIILALIAFILSVATVYLLMPLFNSLVNKNLHLDTFEPFFILMSVGIVIFTGIVAGSYPALYLSSFNPVKVLKGTFAAGKKAVWPRRVLVTGQFVMSILLISATIIVYQQIQHIKDRKIGYNPNNLIMVPSSEDIDKNYSAIKQELLGTGIISSTTRTSSPITEIWWKSPSPDYAGKPADASIIFSGMNADVDFTKTMGVKILQGRDFNNTPGDSSAMLLNKAAVDAMHLKNPIGMEMRYGKKYTVIGVIDNIVMDSPFTPVDPLMVYYNPNGSAMVSVRLKDGVAPQKAIASLEGIFKKYNPKNLFEYQFVDQEFGKKFATEELISHITNIFSGLAIFICCIGLAGLASFTIEKRFREIGVRKVMGASVQQLLMLISTEFLIMVLVAFVIAVPLTWWLMHNWLQKYTYHISISIWMFTIVGVLILLLTLVVVSLNTLKAALANPVKSLRSE; via the coding sequence TATCACCTGTAGTATATACATCTTTTTATGGGTAAAGGACGAAGTGTCGTTTGATAAGTTCCACGCCAACCACCAAAACATTTACCAGGTGATGGCCACAAGGGACTTTAAGAACAACATATTTACCGACCCTAACATGGCTTTCCCTTATGCTAAAGCGTTAGAGGGTGGCAACCCGCAGGTAATACGCACGGTAGTTACTTCACATCAGGAATCGCACCTGGTTGAGGTTGGCAACACCAAGCTTAAAAAAGACCTGTACCAGGTAAGCGACCAGTTTTTTAAAATGTTTAGCTGGAAATTTGTAAAGGGCAACGCGGCTACTGCTTTAGCAGACCCTAAATCAATTGTAATTACCCAATCGGCTGCAAAATCATTTTTTGGCGATAACGACCCGATAAACAAAGTAGTTAAAATTGATAACCAGGAAAATTATAAAATAAGCGCCGTAGTTGCCGATCCTCCCGGCAACTCTACTTTTAAGTTTGATTTTGTTGCACCGTTTGATTACTCGTCTGCATATTTAGTTGGCCGAATGAAAGAGTGGTACAATTCATCACACACGGTGTTTATACAAACCACACCCGATGCCAATATGAAGGCCGTAGACAGGTATGTAGATAAAGTTAAGCATGACCACGCGCCAAACGATAAAATAAGCACCTACTTTACCTTCCCGATGGATAAATGGCATTTATACGCCGAGTTTAAGGATGGTAAAAACATAGGCGGGATGATAGAATATGTAAAGCAATTTAGCGTCATCGCCATCATCATATTATTAATAGCCTGTGTAAACTTTATGAACCTGAGCACCGCCCGCAGCGAAAAACGCGCAAAGGAAGTGGGCATACGCAAAACATTAGGTTCGGATAAAAGGCAACTTATCACACAATTCTTCTTCGAATCTATAATATTGGCACTTATTGCCTTTATACTTTCGGTAGCGACTGTTTATTTGCTGATGCCTTTGTTTAACTCATTAGTTAACAAAAACCTGCACCTGGATACATTCGAGCCCTTTTTCATCCTGATGTCTGTTGGTATTGTAATATTTACCGGCATTGTTGCGGGTAGTTATCCTGCTTTATACCTGTCATCGTTTAACCCGGTTAAAGTGCTTAAGGGCACGTTTGCCGCGGGTAAAAAAGCGGTATGGCCAAGGCGCGTATTAGTTACCGGCCAGTTTGTAATGTCGATATTGCTGATATCGGCAACCATTATTGTTTACCAGCAAATACAGCACATTAAGGATCGTAAAATAGGGTATAACCCCAATAACCTGATAATGGTACCATCATCAGAAGATATTGACAAAAATTACTCGGCCATTAAACAGGAGCTGTTGGGTACAGGCATAATAAGCAGTACCACGCGCACTTCATCGCCTATCACCGAAATATGGTGGAAATCGCCTTCGCCTGATTATGCGGGTAAGCCTGCTGATGCGAGCATTATTTTTTCGGGCATGAATGCCGATGTGGACTTTACCAAAACAATGGGTGTTAAAATATTACAGGGGCGCGATTTTAATAATACCCCCGGCGATTCGTCGGCCATGCTGCTTAACAAGGCTGCTGTAGATGCCATGCACCTTAAAAACCCTATTGGTATGGAAATGCGTTACGGCAAAAAATACACTGTGATAGGGGTAATAGATAATATTGTAATGGATTCGCCATTTACGCCGGTTGACCCGCTGATGGTATACTATAACCCAAATGGATCGGCCATGGTTAGCGTACGCCTAAAAGATGGTGTGGCTCCACAAAAAGCTATAGCATCGTTAGAGGGCATCTTTAAAAAGTATAACCCAAAAAACCTGTTCGAATACCAGTTTGTAGACCAGGAGTTTGGTAAAAAGTTTGCCACTGAAGAACTGATCAGCCATATCACCAATATATTCTCGGGCCTGGCCATATTTATATGCTGTATCGGTTTAGCCGGCCTGGCATCCTTTACTATCGAAAAGCGTTTCCGCGAAATTGGCGTGCGCAAGGTAATGGGCGCGTCGGTACAACAACTGCTGATGCTGATATCAACCGAGTTTTTAATAATGGTGTTAGTAGCTTTTGTAATTGCCGTACCACTCACATGGTGGCTTATGCACAATTGGCTGCAAAAATATACCTACCACATCAGCATAAGCATTTGGATGTTTACCATTGTAGGTGTGTTGATATTACTGCTGACGCTGGTGGTGGTTAGTTTGAATACTTTAAAAGCCGCGCTCGCAAACCCGGTAAAAAGTTTGCGAAGCGAGTAA